A region from the Puniceicoccaceae bacterium genome encodes:
- a CDS encoding FkbM family methyltransferase, with protein sequence MIARIIRQLERLIGQRVDRVDLEIQRLKHLPRYEEGSTRLLGPALRFVDAASFLFLYDELFRKEIYQFETSNPCPYIIDGGANIGLSVCYFKRCFPEASVVAFEPDPKVFAVLKDNVEMLGLNHVELVQKGLWNEDKTLEFHAEGADGGRIAVSGDSESLKQIETVRLRSYLDRPVDLLKIDIEGAETEVLEDCADLLQCVDRIFVEYHSFTHQPQNLHRLLSVLVNAGFRYNIQHIGVISPHPFVKVQSYLGMDNQLNIFAVKESPRTPTT encoded by the coding sequence ATGATCGCTCGCATTATACGGCAGTTGGAGCGGTTGATTGGGCAACGTGTTGATCGTGTCGACCTTGAGATTCAACGGTTGAAACATCTTCCACGTTACGAAGAGGGAAGCACTCGGCTATTGGGTCCTGCTCTGAGATTCGTAGATGCTGCCTCCTTCCTATTCCTTTACGATGAACTCTTCCGAAAGGAGATCTATCAGTTTGAAACCTCGAATCCATGTCCATATATCATCGATGGGGGTGCAAACATTGGTCTGAGTGTGTGTTATTTCAAGCGATGCTTTCCTGAAGCAAGTGTCGTAGCTTTTGAACCAGATCCGAAGGTGTTTGCTGTGCTGAAGGATAACGTTGAAATGCTCGGACTCAATCACGTTGAACTTGTCCAAAAAGGACTATGGAACGAAGACAAAACGCTTGAATTTCATGCGGAAGGAGCTGATGGGGGCCGCATTGCGGTATCAGGAGATTCTGAAAGCCTCAAGCAGATCGAGACAGTTCGTTTGCGGAGTTATTTGGACCGTCCTGTGGACCTGCTCAAAATTGACATAGAAGGAGCGGAAACGGAAGTTCTTGAAGATTGCGCGGACCTGCTTCAGTGCGTGGATCGCATCTTTGTGGAATACCATTCATTCACCCACCAACCTCAGAACCTGCATCGCTTGCTGTCAGTGTTGGTAAATGCGGGATTTCGATACAACATACAACACATTGGGGTAATTTCTCCCCATCCGTTTGTGAAAGTTCAATCCTACTTGGGCATGGACAATCAACTCAACATTTTTGCAGTGAAGGAGAGTCCTCGAACACCTACAACATGA
- a CDS encoding glycosyltransferase: protein MYSLSPIALFAYQRLESLHRTLETLRRNELANESELYVFSDGAKSDEEAPAVLSVREKLRAIKGFQKVHLVERPENFGLARNIIDGVSWVLKQYESVIVLEDDIETSPGFLRYMNDALECYRNEPKVMHVSGYMFPVKGKLPSTFFYNTASCWGWGTWRDRWQQAEWDAVQLCEQIEHSGRIADFNIGNTYPYFDHLRKNTTGEMRSWAVRWYANLFIKGGFALHPFPSLTQNIGMDGQGTHCGVSDRYIWSELANHVPVKPIELRQSRKCILLMKQFHASRSRTLRRSFRIRRIARRIFQHCAAWVARGVDRSSSRNRKPKSLKL from the coding sequence ATGTATAGTCTTTCTCCAATCGCACTTTTTGCATACCAGCGATTGGAATCTCTGCACCGTACGTTGGAAACGCTGCGGCGGAACGAACTGGCGAATGAGAGTGAGTTATATGTCTTTTCAGATGGGGCAAAATCGGATGAAGAGGCTCCAGCGGTACTTTCGGTTCGCGAGAAGTTGCGTGCGATCAAAGGATTCCAAAAGGTTCACCTCGTTGAGCGACCTGAGAATTTTGGCTTGGCACGAAACATTATTGATGGGGTTTCATGGGTTTTGAAACAGTACGAATCGGTGATCGTTCTGGAAGATGACATCGAAACTTCTCCGGGGTTTTTACGTTACATGAATGACGCACTGGAATGCTACCGAAACGAACCGAAGGTCATGCATGTGTCAGGCTACATGTTTCCAGTAAAGGGTAAGCTACCGTCGACATTCTTCTACAACACGGCTTCCTGTTGGGGGTGGGGGACTTGGCGTGACCGTTGGCAGCAAGCGGAATGGGATGCCGTTCAGCTTTGCGAACAGATAGAGCATAGCGGTCGGATTGCTGACTTCAATATCGGCAACACTTACCCGTATTTTGATCACCTTCGAAAGAATACGACGGGAGAGATGCGAAGCTGGGCTGTCCGTTGGTATGCGAATCTATTTATAAAGGGAGGATTCGCATTGCATCCCTTTCCGAGTTTGACTCAGAACATTGGAATGGATGGTCAAGGAACTCACTGCGGAGTGTCTGATCGCTATATCTGGAGTGAGCTTGCTAATCATGTTCCGGTCAAACCCATTGAGTTGCGACAAAGTCGAAAATGTATATTATTGATGAAGCAGTTTCATGCTTCCCGGTCGCGAACACTACGGCGAAGTTTCAGAATCCGGCGCATCGCTCGACGGATTTTTCAACATTGTGCAGCTTGGGTTGCTCGGGGTGTTGATAGGAGTTCCAGCAGAAACAGAAAACCAAAAAGCTTGAAACTGTAA
- a CDS encoding glycosyltransferase: MNISIANTHTQGGAAAACLRLRNGLIQQGCSVRLVTRGLLPDEPDKVIDCRKFTLRRTQADRVRNWIRIRLLEKRRSVLNRPGNIEQCSFPESYFDLAAAIQSQPCDIINLHWVSGMLDYPSFFQKLELPVVWTLHDMNAFMGYEHFVEQVSDLDAQGKFVYYRPSSKEMDLNKRLVESKQRWVSKAKNLTVVTPSKWLESEAARSPVFADRCIHTIPYGLDTQVYCRNDSAEAKQLLGLDPQRKQLLFVSDNVKKARKGGVALLHALSGLKHLDQIELMVVGGHFPSNAITGLQIRNMGSVNDDHLMSMLYNAADAFVLPSLVDNLPNTMLESLACGTPVIAFAIGGVPDAVKDFQNGILCESVTTESLRSTIQEFLDGAGSFDRERIASDAAKHYALEIQATRYQSLFREVLLSHSAPIHRSCR; the protein is encoded by the coding sequence ATGAATATCTCGATTGCCAATACGCATACCCAAGGCGGTGCAGCTGCAGCTTGTCTTCGCTTGCGAAATGGCTTAATACAGCAAGGATGTTCGGTGCGTTTAGTGACGCGTGGATTGCTGCCAGATGAGCCAGACAAGGTGATCGATTGCAGAAAGTTTACGCTGCGTCGCACTCAGGCCGACCGCGTACGAAATTGGATTCGCATTCGATTGCTTGAAAAGCGGAGATCCGTTTTGAATCGACCAGGAAATATTGAACAATGTTCGTTTCCCGAAAGCTACTTCGATCTTGCAGCAGCGATCCAGAGCCAGCCCTGTGATATCATCAACTTGCACTGGGTGAGCGGCATGCTGGACTACCCGAGCTTTTTTCAGAAACTGGAACTGCCTGTGGTCTGGACCTTGCATGACATGAACGCGTTCATGGGTTACGAGCATTTTGTGGAGCAGGTATCTGATCTAGATGCACAAGGAAAGTTTGTTTATTATCGTCCTAGTTCGAAGGAAATGGACTTGAACAAGCGACTCGTGGAATCCAAACAGCGTTGGGTTTCAAAAGCGAAAAATCTGACGGTCGTTACGCCTTCAAAATGGCTTGAAAGCGAAGCAGCGCGGAGTCCGGTTTTCGCTGATCGGTGTATCCATACGATTCCTTATGGTTTGGATACGCAGGTGTATTGCCGCAATGATTCTGCAGAAGCAAAGCAATTGTTAGGCTTGGATCCCCAGCGCAAACAACTGCTTTTTGTCTCGGACAACGTGAAGAAAGCACGCAAGGGAGGTGTTGCACTGCTGCATGCTCTCAGCGGATTGAAGCATCTGGATCAAATCGAATTGATGGTCGTCGGGGGGCACTTCCCTTCCAATGCGATTACAGGACTCCAAATACGCAACATGGGTTCGGTGAATGATGATCATCTCATGAGTATGCTATATAATGCTGCAGATGCTTTTGTGTTACCCTCGTTGGTTGATAATCTTCCCAATACCATGCTGGAGTCTCTGGCTTGTGGAACACCCGTGATCGCATTTGCCATCGGTGGGGTGCCCGATGCGGTTAAGGATTTTCAGAATGGTATACTTTGTGAGTCGGTAACAACCGAATCACTTCGCAGCACAATTCAGGAGTTTCTCGACGGTGCAGGTTCCTTTGACCGGGAGCGCATCGCCTCTGACGCAGCAAAGCACTACGCACTGGAGATTCAGGCAACACGATATCAATCGTTGTTTCGCGAAGTTCTGCTATCCCATTCAGCACCAATACACCGATCCTGCAGATGA
- a CDS encoding dTDP-4-dehydrorhamnose 3,5-epimerase family protein, whose protein sequence is MKILSADTSIQGSLVIQLDKHRDHRGAFQALWEREQFEALNVDFSPDNVYHSFNTKRDTLRGLHFQSEPYQQAKLVTCISGRVMDVAVDLCKTSPTYLQVSMVELVAGECIAHWVPNTCAHGFWTLEASSTVSYVIEGAYRPEYAHSLRWNDPDLQIAWPHEHPILSEKDANAPLLREL, encoded by the coding sequence ATGAAGATCCTAAGTGCTGACACATCGATTCAGGGTTCTCTGGTGATCCAACTGGACAAGCACCGTGATCATCGTGGTGCTTTTCAGGCATTGTGGGAGCGGGAACAGTTTGAGGCATTGAATGTAGATTTCTCTCCCGACAATGTATACCATTCGTTTAATACCAAAAGGGACACGCTCAGGGGATTGCATTTCCAGTCCGAGCCGTATCAACAGGCGAAACTGGTGACTTGTATATCGGGAAGGGTCATGGATGTGGCAGTTGATCTTTGCAAGACCTCCCCGACCTACCTTCAGGTATCGATGGTGGAACTTGTGGCGGGAGAGTGCATTGCCCATTGGGTTCCGAACACCTGTGCTCATGGATTTTGGACCCTCGAAGCCTCGAGCACGGTGTCCTATGTCATCGAAGGGGCTTATCGCCCGGAATACGCTCATTCGCTACGTTGGAATGATCCAGACCTGCAGATCGCGTGGCCGCACGAGCATCCGATACTCTCGGAAAAGGATGCAAATGCGCCTTTGCTCAGAGAATTATGA
- a CDS encoding class I SAM-dependent methyltransferase, with translation MEHFEQMAARTVKKFAIPKNSLAIDIGANDGTLMQCFQKNGLRVMGVDPGKKTGRLAAEKGLHVFEAFWNDETAKLLQQLNVRPKLISATAVFYHIEDIHSFVKGISRMLEKDTIFLVQCVYMKDVLEHVQFDHFYHEHTMMHSLRPLKRLFSEHGMRMIDVDFYPIHGGSFVLYVGREDSVYPSSDKIAAAIEAEEAAGMYQYDTYEAFARRVEHNKNELLKLLKRLKAEGKSVYALGAPLKGSTLLNYCGIGPDLVACATEVNRFKIGKYTPGTHIPIIYEEAVEEEPDYYLVLSWNFIEFFEKKYASFLNAGGKMIVPHPEVRVIERSPMQA, from the coding sequence GTGGAACACTTTGAGCAAATGGCTGCTCGTACCGTAAAGAAATTTGCGATTCCAAAGAATAGTCTGGCGATCGATATTGGTGCAAACGATGGAACCTTGATGCAGTGTTTCCAGAAAAATGGACTGCGCGTGATGGGAGTTGATCCCGGGAAAAAAACTGGGCGTCTGGCAGCGGAGAAAGGACTGCACGTGTTCGAGGCATTCTGGAACGATGAAACTGCCAAGCTGCTTCAACAATTGAATGTGAGACCCAAACTGATTTCCGCAACGGCAGTTTTTTATCACATAGAAGATATTCACAGTTTCGTGAAAGGAATTTCACGCATGTTGGAGAAAGATACCATTTTTCTAGTGCAATGCGTCTACATGAAGGACGTTCTTGAGCATGTGCAGTTCGATCATTTCTACCATGAACACACCATGATGCATAGTCTGCGTCCGTTGAAACGCCTGTTCAGCGAACACGGTATGCGCATGATTGATGTGGATTTCTATCCAATTCACGGTGGATCGTTTGTACTCTATGTGGGTCGAGAGGATTCTGTTTATCCGAGCAGTGACAAGATCGCAGCCGCAATAGAGGCTGAAGAAGCCGCAGGCATGTATCAATACGATACCTATGAAGCATTTGCGCGCCGCGTGGAACACAATAAAAATGAACTGCTGAAGTTGTTGAAACGCCTGAAAGCAGAAGGAAAATCCGTATACGCGCTCGGCGCACCCTTAAAGGGCAGTACTCTCTTGAATTATTGTGGAATTGGCCCTGACCTTGTGGCTTGTGCGACTGAGGTGAATCGCTTCAAGATCGGAAAGTATACTCCTGGCACACATATTCCGATCATCTACGAGGAAGCCGTAGAAGAAGAACCTGACTACTATTTGGTGCTTTCATGGAATTTCATCGAATTTTTCGAAAAAAAATATGCCTCCTTTCTCAATGCAGGGGGAAAAATGATTGTTCCGCACCCTGAAGTGCGTGTGATTGAGCGATCTCCTATGCAAGCATGA
- a CDS encoding methyltransferase domain-containing protein, which translates to MKRYLNLGCGNRFHPDWTNVDMVSSSPHVVAHNLCEGIPYPDAHFEVVYHSHVLEHFSRKEGREFLRECVRVLKPGGIIRVAVPDLEHIVRLYLNSLEQALDEDIQAQHNYEWMLLELYDQTVRNHSGGEMAAYLQRETIPNESFVMDRLGEEGREIRRRALMAKENRVKAPEDGLNPNRVPLGRRVNALLRPLKERVLRLLLGNDWNLMNELRMGSGPNTLALKIGKFRLGGEIHQWMYDRYSLTQLLQDLGIRHVEVKSALESSIPGWNAFELESKNEIVFKPDSLFVEGRKAE; encoded by the coding sequence ATGAAACGCTACCTCAATTTGGGTTGTGGAAATCGTTTTCACCCCGACTGGACCAATGTGGACATGGTTTCCAGCAGTCCACATGTCGTTGCTCACAACCTGTGCGAGGGCATTCCATACCCCGATGCACATTTTGAGGTCGTTTACCACTCGCATGTATTGGAGCATTTTTCGCGGAAGGAAGGGCGGGAGTTTTTGAGGGAATGTGTGCGAGTCCTCAAGCCAGGCGGCATTATTCGTGTCGCTGTTCCAGACCTTGAGCACATTGTGAGGCTTTACCTGAATTCACTTGAGCAAGCATTGGACGAAGACATTCAAGCACAGCACAATTATGAGTGGATGCTTCTGGAGTTGTATGACCAGACCGTACGCAACCACAGTGGGGGGGAGATGGCAGCCTATTTGCAGAGGGAGACAATTCCAAATGAATCGTTTGTGATGGATCGCCTCGGTGAAGAAGGAAGAGAAATCCGTCGTCGTGCATTGATGGCCAAGGAAAATCGAGTGAAGGCACCTGAAGACGGGTTGAATCCGAATCGTGTCCCTTTGGGTCGGCGTGTGAACGCACTACTGCGGCCGCTCAAGGAGAGAGTGCTGCGTTTGTTGCTGGGAAACGATTGGAATTTGATGAATGAGCTGCGAATGGGGAGCGGTCCCAACACACTTGCGCTAAAAATTGGGAAATTTCGATTGGGTGGCGAGATCCATCAATGGATGTATGATCGGTACTCACTGACTCAGTTACTTCAGGATCTCGGAATCCGCCATGTTGAGGTGAAGTCAGCATTGGAAAGTAGTATTCCCGGGTGGAATGCGTTTGAACTGGAGAGCAAGAATGAAATAGTCTTTAAACCCGACTCGTTGTTTGTGGAAGGGAGAAAGGCGGAATAA
- a CDS encoding NAD(P)-dependent oxidoreductase: MRIVVTGATGFLGQPVLQTLRSMGHEVVPLGRHDPVRCDLLDPQAVRRSISDIRPEGLVHLAWFTEHGAYWNAPENLDWITASLVLLEAFAAVGGKRALIAGSSAEYRWGGTEDLKEMQSPLEMTTLYSFSKNTLREILHRRSEVVEDLSLVWTRIFCPFGPGEEHRRLVPRTVHGLLAGKRLEFDSACSVRDFLHVSDVASALCVVFQSQVSGPINIASGVGTSVRDLVTMIASHLNALDQIHFDEPTAEQKDVDRVVACVSRLNQEVGWFPAETLNHRIREVCEFYGKLKKGFS; this comes from the coding sequence ATGAGAATTGTTGTCACAGGAGCTACTGGTTTTTTAGGGCAACCTGTGCTGCAAACACTTCGATCCATGGGACACGAGGTGGTTCCTCTTGGTAGACACGACCCAGTGCGATGTGATTTGTTGGACCCCCAGGCGGTTCGCAGGAGCATCAGCGATATTCGGCCCGAAGGTCTGGTGCATCTTGCATGGTTCACAGAACATGGGGCCTATTGGAACGCCCCGGAAAATCTGGACTGGATCACAGCCAGTCTTGTGCTTCTCGAAGCTTTTGCTGCTGTTGGGGGCAAGCGTGCGTTGATCGCTGGAAGCTCAGCCGAATATCGGTGGGGTGGAACCGAGGATCTGAAAGAGATGCAGTCTCCACTTGAAATGACGACATTATATTCGTTTTCCAAAAATACGCTGAGGGAAATCCTCCATCGCAGGAGTGAAGTTGTGGAGGACCTCTCGCTTGTGTGGACTCGTATTTTTTGTCCGTTCGGTCCTGGAGAAGAGCATCGAAGACTGGTTCCGCGCACGGTTCATGGGTTGCTTGCGGGCAAGCGGTTGGAATTCGACAGTGCGTGTTCGGTGCGGGATTTTCTGCACGTGTCCGATGTTGCTTCGGCACTGTGTGTGGTGTTTCAGTCGCAAGTTTCGGGGCCGATCAATATCGCATCTGGTGTCGGGACGTCTGTCCGGGACTTGGTGACGATGATTGCATCTCATCTTAATGCACTGGATCAAATCCATTTTGATGAACCGACTGCTGAACAGAAGGATGTGGATCGGGTGGTGGCATGCGTGAGTCGTCTGAATCAGGAGGTCGGTTGGTTTCCCGCAGAAACTTTAAACCATCGAATTCGCGAAGTGTGCGAGTTCTATGGTAAACTGAAAAAAGGATTTTCATGA